The Bacillota bacterium genome contains the following window.
CTTCAATGATTCGCAGGCCCAAAAGGTATGGGTTTACAACACGTTTTCCCGGTTGAATAAGTTCCGCATGCATCCTGGCGAACTCCACCGCGTCCGCCGTGTCGAGTTCCAACTCGCGGAGCAGCCGCAGGTGCCAGAAAGTGGCCCATCCCTCATTGAGTATCTTTGTCGCTAACTGGGGCCAGAAATATAAGGCTTCCCTGTGGACAATCATCATCACATCTTTTTCCCACTCGGCAAGCTCCTGGGAATGCTTTGCGATATAAAGTAAAATGTCCTTTTCCGGTCCGGAAACTTTTTTTTTATAAACCGTACCACGAGATTGCGTGTGCTTTCGAAGATCTAAAGTCATTTCAGGGTTGCGGGCGGGAAACCGCGAATGTCCGTGGAATTCGTACGGGTCGATATGCTCCTGAATCGCCAGTACGGCATTGAGGAATTCTTCGACCCGTTCCCGTCCGTGGAGCGCCTCGTACCGTCGGATCCGGTCCGCCGAGCGGGCCATTTCGTCTATCATCCGGCGTGAGGTGCAGCTGAAATACACATTGTTTTTAAAAAAATCACTGTGAGCAAGCACATGCGCAACGATAAGCCTATTCTGAATCAGCGAGTTGCCCGAGAGCAGGAAGGCATAACAGGGGTCGGTGTTAATCACCATTTCGTAAATGCGGCTCAGCCCATACTCGTAGCACATCTTGACACGGTAATAAGACTTACCGAAACTCCAGTGAGAAAAGCGTGTCGGCATCCCATAGGCGGTGAAGGTGTGAATGACTTCAGAAGGGCAGATCTCGAACCGCATCGGGAAAAAATCGAGTCCCCGGGACCGGGCAAGTTGAACGATCTCAAATATAACCGACTCCAAGGTTTCAACTTCTCCCATAATCAGTAACCCATTCCCCCGGAAAACCTTT
Protein-coding sequences here:
- a CDS encoding SpoVR family protein — encoded protein: MGEVETLESVIFEIVQLARSRGLDFFPMRFEICPSEVIHTFTAYGMPTRFSHWSFGKSYYRVKMCYEYGLSRIYEMVINTDPCYAFLLSGNSLIQNRLIVAHVLAHSDFFKNNVYFSCTSRRMIDEMARSADRIRRYEALHGRERVEEFLNAVLAIQEHIDPYEFHGHSRFPARNPEMTLDLRKHTQSRGTVYKKKVSGPEKDILLYIAKHSQELAEWEKDVMMIVHREALYFWPQLATKILNEGWATFWHLRLLRELELDTADAVEFARMHAELIQPGKRVVNPYLLGLRIIEDIERRFGREKLFEIREVENDVSLIRNYLTQDLVKELGLYVYQQVGQDWRMTTTDWERVREALLAGMKNGGNPYIVVVDGDYNRRGELYLRHVYEGVELDIRHLEHVLRYVFRLWGRPVHFETLIAGRRAVFYANRDQVSKSII